GTCGGCGGGCTGCAGGGTTTTGAACACAAAGCGGTTGAATTCCGCGCCCCAGCCTTCCACGGTGGAGTCGTGGGTAAAGTCGGCGGCGCCGCGTGCATCAACCTTGAACTGCAGCGTGGTGTCGACCTTGCCCTGTTGGTTGGACGGAGTGTGGCCCAATTCGCCGGTCTGGGTCAGCACGACGGTTTTGCCCAGCTCCTGGATCTGCAGGTAGCCGGCCGCGATCGGGGTGGCCGTGGAGTCCAGATACAGGTCGAGGCTGGGTACATAGGTGATCGCGTGGTTGAGCACGCCCAGGGTCGGCACCTTCGGCAGCACGTAGGCGTTGCCGAGGTTGATCAGGGCCGGCGAGCTTTCGATGGCCGCCGCCTTAAGCAGTGCTTCCAGCAGGGCGACATGGTCCTTGCAGTCGCCGTAGCGGTTATCCAGCACGGCCTGGGCCGAGTGCGGCACCACGGTGCCGGCGCCAACGTACACGGCGACGTAGCGGATGTTCTTGCGTACCCAATCACTCAATACCAGCGCTTTGCTGCGCGGGGTGTCGAGGTGGGCGGTGAGTTCCTTGGCCAGTTGGGTGATGGCCGGGGTCACTTCTACCTGCGCCCTGGCTGCGTACGCCTGGGCAAATTGCTGGTAACTGGCGAAGGTCGACACGGCCAGGTACTGACCGTAATCCGTGTAGGCGACGGAGCCTTGTTCCACGCGATTTTTCTCGGCAGGTTCCAGGTCCCAACGGTAGACGGTGCGCCCTTTGGCCGTGACCGGAGCGCTGGCTTTAAAGCCCCGCAAGTCTGCGTGCAGCGCCATGTCGGCAGGCATGTCGTAGCTGAAGCGAATCTGCTGGTACTGGTAGAAGTCCGGCGCGGAAAGGTCCTCGAACTGCCCGGGGAACAGCGCCGTGGTGCGTTTGCGCTGATAGCGCAGGACCATGCGGTCACCCACTTGCAGCTCCGGGAATATCACCACCTTGACCCGCGAGTCCTGGAACATCGGCGCGTCGGCCGAGGCGGTTTCCTGCTGCTCCTTGATCTGGTCGGCGGCGACCGCGACCTTGCGGCCGTCGGGTTTCAATGTGTAAGCGTCGACGATATCCAGGGTTTCCAGGGTGCGGTTGTAGCTGACCGAGCGCTGGGCATTGGACTTGATTGCGCGTTCTTCGTTGATCCGCAATACCCGCTCGACATCCAGCACAAAGGTGCCGTCGGCATTCACAACAAACGATTGGATGTGTTTTTCGTGGGTCAGGGAAAGGTCGGTGTAATCGGCATGCGCCTGTGCAGTGAATAGCCCGCAGAGGATGACAGCCAGCACGCCGAACAGGCGTGCGGGGGAGCGCGTAAAGCCTTGCATAAAGATCCTTCTGAACGATGACGTGCGCCGTCAGGGGAGGGCGCGCGTTCCTTGGGTAAAACGCTTAATGCGAAGCATTACTATAAATGGGTGGCAATGAGCCTGCTCTGCTTTTTCATGCAATCGTGTTTATGAAGAATTATTTAGGTGACGCTTGCCGCGCATGCCTGCACCACATTGTCCCGAGGGCGAGCGACTTTTGAGCGGGTGGATTTAATTTCGAATAATCAGGGTTTTAGAAAAATGAGCGGTATGCAGCAGTATGATTTTGATTAGCCTCCTATCATTTTTCCTTAGCTATCTATTCCAAAAAGGTCTTTTGTCGAAAAAACCGGAGCATGCTTTATTGCGCATAGATGTAACAAGTTGTTTCAATTTTTGCCGTTTTTCGGTACCGACAAGGGGGGCTTTCTGTCGGCGAACAGGTGAGTTCCGTTCGTTGCGACGCAGTGGGTTAAGCCTGGGACATTGATGATTTTGCTTGTGCCTGTTTGGCGCAATGCAAACAAGGGATTTGTACAATTATCGAGGCTTGAACCCATGAATCATGTGATCAACTCCATACTGGAAAATGCATCAACTCGCCCGTCAATCGGCCATACCAACCCCGCGTTACTGCATGACGTTCTATGGCGAGCATTGGAGCACGCACTCAAGGCAACCACGGATGATGCTTCGCAAACCCCGCACACTCGCGCCTGCCTGAGGATCTACGCCGAAATCGATACGCTGTCGTATCTGGACAAGGCTGATTCGAAACTGGCGGCGGCCCTGGGCAAGGCGTTCTTCGAATCCCGCTCCAGCAAAGACGTCGAGGCGTTCTGGAAGCTGTTGCTGATCAAGCAACTGCTGTTCGAATTGTCGGTCAGGAGTGTGGCGACCCAGATCGCTTCGCAAGCCAGCCTGCCCCGTCAATTGCTCACGCTCGACTCGCAGTTGATTGCAGCGCCGTCGGGGGTAAATATCAGCCTGGGGCTGCTGTGCAAAGAGACCGACCAGCTCAAGCATTCCGTCGTGCTGGTCTTGCAGAAACTGGCGCAGCACGTCGAAGACCGTGGCCTGAAAAAGCCCCAAGTCACTGCGCAGCTCCTGCTGGAGTTGTACAACGCCGTGTGGTCGGGCAGTAATGGCACCGATATCGAATCGCAGATTTTTTACGCCGACAGTGTGTATGACGCGTTGCCCGACGTGCATCACGCCCTGGGCCTGGCGCCGCAGGAAAAATGGCTGAGCTTGTTTACCTGGTTATACGGCGACAAGGATGGCCGCCCCTATGACACCAACCAGCACACCGAAACCCTGGTCGTGGCGCTGGAAACCGCGCTGCGCAATCGCTACATCGCTGATATCGACAGCCTGATCAAAGACGGCGGCGCACGGCATCGCCTGGAAGAAATTCGCGCACGCCTGGGCAAGGATCATCCTGAGCATTTCGAGCAGCCCGCCGAGCTGATCGAGGCACTGGGCAGCATCCGTTTTACCCAGCCCGCGGCCATCGACCGCTTGCTGCTGCGGGTGCATGCGTTTGGCTTTCACTACCTGGATATCGAGTTTCGTGAAAACGCCGAGATGTTCAGCAGCGTGGTCGATGAGATTCTTTCCAGCCAGTGGCTGGAAACCATCGGCCTGGGCCAGGGTCGGCACTATCACGAGCTGGATGAGCGTGCGCGCCAGGCCGCGCTTGAGGTCGCGCTGGAAGGCGACGAGTCCCAGGCTCCCGCTGCCCTGTGGCAAGGCTATCTGCAGCGCACCACGTCGATTTACACCAAGAAAGCCCAGCAATACGCCGGCCAGGATTACATCGCGCTGATGGAGCAGGACCCGGGCTATATCCGCATGCACGATGCGCGCAACGCGCTCGAGCGGTTTGAAATGATCGATCGGTATCGCGACCGCATGAAAATCCACGGGATCGCCGAATACACCTCGGCCCTCAGCGCGCTGGAGGTGCTGTTCCTGATGAAGGCGGCCCAGGTGCGGGACGGTATCGACATCGCCCTGCAGCCCGAAGACCTGGCAGGCGCCGAGCGCACGCTGGCGACGGTGCATGAGGTGTACGAAAACCCGTTGTACCGCCAGCACCTGGCAACGCGGGGCAACCGCCAATACATCACGTTTGGCCCCAGCGACACCGGCAAGCAAGGCGGCAAGGCCATGCACAAACTGAACATGGCGATTGCCAACCAGCACAAGCTGATCGCGGCCCGCTACGGTATCGAGGTGGTCGTCCATGTGATCATGGGCGGGGAGCACGCACGGTGTAACGGGGTGATCGCCGAGACCTTGCAGGAGTTCGGCGCGCTGGAGGGCCCGGAAACCCGCTTCATGCTGGCCGGGTGCGCGGAGATGCGCGCTCATCTGCTGACCCGCAACCAGTCCGTCAACTTCCTCAGTCAGTTGTACCGCATGCACGCCGACCCCCAGCCGCAACCGTCCGAGGCGGTCGTTGCGGGCAGGATTCAACGCTGGGCTGAGGTGGTGCGACGCTATCAAGCGACGTTCTTCGAGCACCCGGCGCTGCCCTCCCTGCTGCGGGACCTGGCGCGATTTGATGTGGTCAGGGCCACCGCCAAGGGCACTCGGCCGCCTTCGCGTATCTTCAACATCAAGGTTTTCGAGTCGCGACCCGATGCCATTCGTGCGATTCCCTGGACTCGCGCCCTGCTGGCCGGCGGGTTGCACAGCGAACTGATCGGCGTCGGGCAGTTCGCGCAAGAGCCCGCAACGCAGGTGTCGAAGGCCTTCAACGAAGATGAGAGCTTTCACACCTATGTCAAAGGCATGGCCTATGCCATTGCGCGAACCGACCTCAAATGCGCCTGGCTGACCTTGACCGGCAGCATCCCGGAGAAGGCCCACATCCTGGCGCTGGCTGAAGCCTTGAAGGGCGAGGCCGTCGGCACGGCTGAACAGCTGTTGGCCAGCCTGCACCTGGAAGTGATTGAA
The genomic region above belongs to Pseudomonas poae and contains:
- a CDS encoding phosphoenolpyruvate carboxylase, encoding MNHVINSILENASTRPSIGHTNPALLHDVLWRALEHALKATTDDASQTPHTRACLRIYAEIDTLSYLDKADSKLAAALGKAFFESRSSKDVEAFWKLLLIKQLLFELSVRSVATQIASQASLPRQLLTLDSQLIAAPSGVNISLGLLCKETDQLKHSVVLVLQKLAQHVEDRGLKKPQVTAQLLLELYNAVWSGSNGTDIESQIFYADSVYDALPDVHHALGLAPQEKWLSLFTWLYGDKDGRPYDTNQHTETLVVALETALRNRYIADIDSLIKDGGARHRLEEIRARLGKDHPEHFEQPAELIEALGSIRFTQPAAIDRLLLRVHAFGFHYLDIEFRENAEMFSSVVDEILSSQWLETIGLGQGRHYHELDERARQAALEVALEGDESQAPAALWQGYLQRTTSIYTKKAQQYAGQDYIALMEQDPGYIRMHDARNALERFEMIDRYRDRMKIHGIAEYTSALSALEVLFLMKAAQVRDGIDIALQPEDLAGAERTLATVHEVYENPLYRQHLATRGNRQYITFGPSDTGKQGGKAMHKLNMAIANQHKLIAARYGIEVVVHVIMGGEHARCNGVIAETLQEFGALEGPETRFMLAGCAEMRAHLLTRNQSVNFLSQLYRMHADPQPQPSEAVVAGRIQRWAEVVRRYQATFFEHPALPSLLRDLARFDVVRATAKGTRPPSRIFNIKVFESRPDAIRAIPWTRALLAGGLHSELIGVGQFAQEPATQVSKAFNEDESFHTYVKGMAYAIARTDLKCAWLTLTGSIPEKAHILALAEALKGEAVGTAEQLLASLHLEVIEGKRFVYKATIGTEPADPWKIKEGSLLNLWPSLKAEVYRKEKNLRIYRLFLIYAKSNPEFIQSSSLNDFYSGFLAAASTDAGLVDPISAHHFTW
- a CDS encoding DUF3857 and transglutaminase domain-containing protein, with the translated sequence MQGFTRSPARLFGVLAVILCGLFTAQAHADYTDLSLTHEKHIQSFVVNADGTFVLDVERVLRINEERAIKSNAQRSVSYNRTLETLDIVDAYTLKPDGRKVAVAADQIKEQQETASADAPMFQDSRVKVVIFPELQVGDRMVLRYQRKRTTALFPGQFEDLSAPDFYQYQQIRFSYDMPADMALHADLRGFKASAPVTAKGRTVYRWDLEPAEKNRVEQGSVAYTDYGQYLAVSTFASYQQFAQAYAARAQVEVTPAITQLAKELTAHLDTPRSKALVLSDWVRKNIRYVAVYVGAGTVVPHSAQAVLDNRYGDCKDHVALLEALLKAAAIESSPALINLGNAYVLPKVPTLGVLNHAITYVPSLDLYLDSTATPIAAGYLQIQELGKTVVLTQTGELGHTPSNQQGKVDTTLQFKVDARGAADFTHDSTVEGWGAEFNRFVFKTLQPADRDQLVQKVLSLYGQSGSGVIETDSLDGTANHFKSTIKGHTDNLVNLPGPTGVPTFTSLAGGIAQNVFTFLAENERTQTFTCISGEISEQARLEFPGKVKILAVPKAVSLKQAGFDYHSTYTKKANAVLITRHYVFAKADALCTPEDFAAMKPAIEGMVNDLKSQIIVQTK